One window from the genome of Musa acuminata AAA Group cultivar baxijiao chromosome BXJ1-4, Cavendish_Baxijiao_AAA, whole genome shotgun sequence encodes:
- the LOC103976789 gene encoding uncharacterized protein LOC103976789 — MAKRFYKRSAQSEKHNAGCMWALISLFDFRQGPPTPKLLSDRKHGSPKQGNGYSKIKVGMHSSYEGKYKDANNVMETKAKGVDLCLASVKVLMEEEMLRDHQEKNILISGDGTHSKNIPRERSKTKTGSASLNDQLSDNFTLTERSSRSFDLVAFLIKLYTHFKGCEEMQVDYDNKIDLCLAMKAVVQKMSDHPDEFDSQLDQKEYFLYKALADFFEAIANQESLDEKHIVNKAVRSREFMDALEILDSNKEVVLKLLEDPNSHFYKQIEDRQKTQVVKVAKMVSENYSEVQQDVRRRKFHDFDNNELFHKQSRYSFFWKKDKPKEAKSLKNSQNLETTNRVVVSKTNPMRTREDIMNTLSFSPESHHKIRHEEEGDRAVSHFSLREIKRRLKHIIGGSRKEGRMISRDGVLHRIPIGYKVSGGRDKLLNNEGVISSMEKSSEVLPVSKGKDRKVNPEEHELNIRSDNSAIKPASPIYKEGKKHLVDMLDIGDQTASLRTVHVSRSLGRLLSIPGYSVLSPRVIPGSDKELVFPSELTGSLPLQQFNQEDATNSLSPLKQILEISSCSSSNQIDEITLLDLKAKLTDNHMQDGLCIGSDLNHEGSAQKNMDTVDVTSKLLTDMLDVSLQPNSYESNVACEPCNGDLGMSEVESHTVTQSGFSPRSSLREKLEAPEGTIGKPGRSSPVSVLEKFIPAEFTSPKFRAVEHSMIPTQDAKVNLRTYSEGRQARFKYVETVLQASGLGFIDSERWHLAEKLLESSLLDEVGMSCSPHIDDPELLFDCINEALEEIQEKFFKCTPWVSLIISNLKLAPVGPRLIKEVSKRIEMHIPMCLPNTSDQIVTKDWECGSWMDLQFETENIVVEIWDTALDDLVEETIFDLWLELSADW, encoded by the exons ATGGCGAAAAGATTCTACAAAAGGTCTGCACAATCTGAAAAGCATAATGCAGGCTGTATGTGGGCCTTGATTAGCTTGTTTGATTTTCGCCAAGGGCCGCCCACTCCAAAGTTACTTTCAGATAGGAAGCATGGAAGTCCTAAACAAG GTAATGGTTATTCAAAAATTAAAGTTGGCATGCACAGCAGTTATGAAGGCAAATATAAAGATGCTAAT AATGTTATGGAGACCAAAGCAAAGGGAGTGGATCTTTGTCTTGCTAGTGTCAAAGTACTTATGGAGGAAGAGATGCTTCGAGATCATCAAGAAAAGAATATTCTGATCTCAGGAGATGGGACCCACTCCAAGAACATTCCTCGAGAAAGAAGTAAGACAAAAACTGGCTCTGCAAGCTTGAACGATCAGCTGTCTGATAATTTTACTCTAACTGAGAGATCTTCCCGTAGCTTTGATCTGGTTGCATTTTTGATTAAGTTATACACTCACTTCAAAGGATGTGAAGAAATGCAGGTTGATTATGATAATAAGATTGACTTATGTCTTGCTATGAAAGCTGTTGTTCAGAAGATGAGTGACCATcctgatgagtttgattcccagctTGATCAAAAAGAGTATTTTCTTTACAAAGCACTAGCTGATTTTTTTGAGGCTATTGCAAATCAGGAATCTCTTGATGAGAAACATATTGTAAATAAGGCTGTTCGGTCGAGAGAGTTTATGGATGCATTGGAAATCCTTGATTCAAATAAGGAAGTAGTGCTGAAGCTCCTAGAAGATCCTAATTCACATTTTTATAAACAAATTGAAGATCGTCAGAAAACTCAAGTTGTAAAAGTGGCCAAGATGGTATCTGAAAATTATTCAGAAGTTCAGCAAGATGTCAGACGAAGGAAATTTCACGACTTTGACAATAATGAACTCTTTCACAAGCAAAGTAGATACAGCTTTTTCTGGAAAAAGGACAAGCCAAAGGAGGCCAAATCATTAAAGAACAGTCAGAATTTGGAAACTACGAACAGAGTGGTTGTCTCAAAGACCAATCCAATGAGGACACGAGAAGATATCATGAATACTCTGAGCTTTTCACCTGAATCACATCATAAAATAAGGCATGAGGAAGAGGGTGATAGAGCTGTATCCCATTTTTCTCTAAGAGAAATTAAAAGAAGGCTCAAACATATAATTGGTGGGAGCAGGAAAGAAGGAAGAATGATCTCCAGGGATGGTGTTTTACACAGAATTCCAATTGGATACAAAGTTTCAGGTGGCAGAGATAAGCTGCTTAACAATGAGGGTGTAATATCAAGCATGGAAAAGTCTTCTGAAGTTTTGCCCGTTTCCAAGGGAAAGGACAGAAAGGTTAATCCAGAAGAACATGAACTTAACATCAGGAGTGATAATTCTGCCATAAAACCTGCTTCTCCTATCTATAAAGAAGGCAAGAAACACCTTGTTGATATGCTAGATATTGGAGATCAAACAGCTAGTTTGCGAACAGTCcatgtctcaagatctttggggagGCTGCTTTCTATCCCAGGGTACAGTGTATTATCTCCGAGAGTGATTCCCGGAAGTGACAAGGAGCTTGTCTTTCCATCTGAATTGACAGGATCTCTCCCATTACAGCAGTTCAATCAAGAAGATGCAACCAATTCTTTAAGCCCACTGAAACAAATCTTGGAGATCTCATCTTGCTCTTCCAGCAATCAAATTGATGAAATAACATTGCTTGACTTGAAAGCCAAGCTCACTGATAACCACATGCAGGATGGATTGTGTATTGGATCAGACTTGAACCATGAAG GAAGTGCACAAAAAAATATGGACACAGTTGATGTAACAAGCAAGTTATTGACTGACATGTTAGATGTGTCCTTGCAGCCAAATAGCTATGAATCTAATGTTGCATGTGAACCATGCAACGGAGATTTA GGTATGTCAGAGGTAGAATCACATACTGTGACACAATCTGGATTCTCACCGAGATCTTCTCTCAGAGAAAAATTAGAGGCTCCCGAAGGCACTATCGGGAAGCCAGGGCGATCAAGTCCAGTATCTGTTCTTGAAAAATTCATCCCAGCAGAATTCACCAGTCCTAAGTTCAGAGCTGTAGAGCACT CTATGATTCCAACACAAGATGCAAAAGTCAATTTAAGGACTTACTCTGAAGGCAGACAAGCTAGGTTTAAATATGTCGAAACTGTGTTGCAAGCCTCAGGGTTAGGCTTTATCGActcagagagatggcatttggcaGAAAAACTACTCGAGTCATCCTTACTCGATGAAGTAGGAATGTCATGTTCTCCACACATAGATGATCCAGAGCTTCTATTTGACTGCATCAATGAAGCCCTTGAAGAGATACAGGAGAAGTTCTTCAAATGTACTCCTTGGGTATCCTTGATCATATCCAACCTCAAGCTGGCTCCGGTAGGACCAAGGTTAATCAAAGAAGTTAGCAAGAGAATCGAAATGCATATTCCCATGTGCTTACCGAACACATCAGATCAAATAGTAACAAAGGACTGGGAGTGTGGAAGTTGGATGGACCTTCAGTTCGAGACCGAGAACATCGTTGTCGAGATATGGGATACTGCCCTAGATGACTTGGTGGAAGAAACTATATTTGACCTGTGGCTTGAACTCTCAGCTGACTGGTGA